A segment of the Posidoniimonas polymericola genome:
GGCGGAGAGGCTGTCGAGTTCAACGCCGATGTGAGCGTGTCGCCCTTGGCCGAATGCTGCACCGGCTTCCGACGCATACTGCTCTCCCCGCCCGGGGCGTCGGAGCCGACGGAGTCCCGCGACGCGGCAATCGTGATTGAGAATACCACCAACGACTCCTACGCGGTCAGCGAGTACGAGGGACTCTCGGCCACCCACGCCGCCGTGGCGCTGGTGGGAGGACGCCGCGACTACGCGGAGTTCGCCAAGCGTGTCGCGACGCGTCGCGACGTCGCCTGGAACGATCTCCTAGCCCAGACGCAAATTCGCAGCGAGTCCACGGATTCCTGCGGCACCCTGCAAGTCAACATCGAGTGCGGGTCTGTCTCAGGCACTGCACCAGCGTCTCCCATGCCTGAGGCAGTTCAATGATTGACACACTGACCATAACCGGCGTCTCCGATTGGAAGCTCAGCGGGCAGTTCGAAGAGGACTCTCCGGTCCGGCAGGTGCTTATCGACCGGACCCCGTTCGTCGTGGGACGCAGGCGTGACGTCTCGCTCACGCTTGGCAACTCTTCGGTTTCTGGCTGCCACGCCGAGCTGCTGACCAAAGGCGATCAGCTGTTCGTGCACGACTTGGGCAGCACCAACGGAACGTTCGTCAACGGCGTCCGGGTGAACGACCTCTGCGAGCTCAACCCAGGCGACCTGGTGCAGTTCGCCCAGGTGGTGCTGCGGGTGGGGGTCGACAAACCCGCGACCCAGTGCCAGACCATGCAGAACGATTCGTCCGACCGCGCTCTGGCGTTGATTCAGTTCGACAAGCTCCTGGCCGAACGGGCGGTGACCCCGCACTACCAGCCGATCGTCACGATGCAGAGGCAGACCTTCGCCTACGAGGCGCTAGGCCGGAGCAAGCTCTTTGGGCTGTCGGACCCGCAGACCATGTTCTCCGCGGCGGCCGTGCTGAACCTGGAAGCCGAGCTGAGCCGCATCCTGCGGGACGAGGCCCTCAGAGACGGAGCCCCGCTCCCGGGCAACCACCTGCTGTTCGTCAACACGCACCCCTCCGAGCTGGAGGACACCGGCCTGCTGGAGCTGTCGCTCCGGGAGGCCCGCGAGATCGCGCCGAACCGCCCGATCGTCCTTGAGATCCACGAGGCGACCGCCACCAACGGCGAGGTAATGGGGCAGGTACGGGAGATCCTCAACGAGCTCTGCATCGGGCTCGCCTACGACGACTTCGGCGCCGGGCAGGCGCGGTTGGTCGAGATGGCCGACGTGCCCCCCGACTACCTGAAGTTCGACATCTCGCTGATCCGCGGCCTCGGATCGGCGCCGCGCGAACGCCAGAATATGGTTGCGAGGCTCGTCCAAATGACGATCGAGCTGGGGACGATCCCGCTGGCCGAGGGGGTCGAGACCCAATCCGACCACGAAGCCTGCCAGCAGATGAGCTTCGCCTGCGCCCAGGGCTTCCTCTACGGCCGGCCCGCCTCGGCGGGCAAGATCCTGGGGCTCAAGGACACGGGCGCCAGCTGACGCTCCCGTCAGCCAAACAGCCCGCGCTTCAGGTACGCCTTGCGCGCCGACTCGAGGTCCTTTTCAAAGTCGAAAAGCTTGTCGAGTCGGGTGATCTTGAACACCTCGCGGATATCCGGCGTGACGCCGCTCAGCTTGAGCTTGGCTTTGTACTCTTTGCACTTCTTGTGGATCTTCACCAGCTTCCCCAGCATCGAAGACGACATGAACTGCACGGGGGTGAAATCGATGATCACCCGCTCGGCCTCGGACTGGTCGATCGCCCCTAGGACGTCCTTCTCGAGCTGCTCCAGCACCACCTCGTCAACCAGCCGGGGGTCCTTCACCTGGATGATGAGGATGCCGTCGCGAGACTGGGTTGCAATCGCCATGGGGACTCTGCGAGAGGGGATCCGGTGGGAGGGGGCCGGGCGGCATCAGCCGCCGGACTGGCGTGATTATAGACGATGGAGCGA
Coding sequences within it:
- a CDS encoding EAL domain-containing protein produces the protein MIDTLTITGVSDWKLSGQFEEDSPVRQVLIDRTPFVVGRRRDVSLTLGNSSVSGCHAELLTKGDQLFVHDLGSTNGTFVNGVRVNDLCELNPGDLVQFAQVVLRVGVDKPATQCQTMQNDSSDRALALIQFDKLLAERAVTPHYQPIVTMQRQTFAYEALGRSKLFGLSDPQTMFSAAAVLNLEAELSRILRDEALRDGAPLPGNHLLFVNTHPSELEDTGLLELSLREAREIAPNRPIVLEIHEATATNGEVMGQVREILNELCIGLAYDDFGAGQARLVEMADVPPDYLKFDISLIRGLGSAPRERQNMVARLVQMTIELGTIPLAEGVETQSDHEACQQMSFACAQGFLYGRPASAGKILGLKDTGAS
- a CDS encoding STAS domain-containing protein, with translation MAIATQSRDGILIIQVKDPRLVDEVVLEQLEKDVLGAIDQSEAERVIIDFTPVQFMSSSMLGKLVKIHKKCKEYKAKLKLSGVTPDIREVFKITRLDKLFDFEKDLESARKAYLKRGLFG